In Horticoccus luteus, the following proteins share a genomic window:
- a CDS encoding bifunctional UDP-4-keto-pentose/UDP-xylose synthase → MPLRVLILGANGFIGSSLTRAILSQKNWEVYGMDVGSHKLEDSLGHERFKFVEGDITINREWIEYHVKKCDAVLPLVAIANPAQYVKDPLRVFELDFEANLEIVRKCAKYKKRIIFPSTSEVYGMCQDPELNEETSSMVYGPIEKQRWIYACSKQLLDRVIYAYGVRDNVDYTLFRPFNWIGPKLDDVLEPKEGSSRLFTQFISNVIFKKPIQLVDGGKQSRSFTFIDDGVDALLRIIENKDGKASRQIFNLGNPNNDVSVAELAKLIIGAFKEFPEYAEHVKAAKTVKVPSGQYFGKYYQDIQKRVPSIANAKKQLGWKPKVDLKTAIKRTLDYHLAHKDYRLE, encoded by the coding sequence ATGCCTCTTCGCGTTCTCATTCTCGGCGCCAACGGTTTCATCGGCAGCTCGCTCACGCGGGCGATTCTCTCGCAAAAGAACTGGGAGGTTTACGGCATGGACGTGGGCTCCCACAAACTGGAGGACAGCCTCGGCCATGAGCGTTTCAAGTTTGTCGAGGGCGACATCACGATCAACCGCGAGTGGATCGAATATCACGTGAAGAAATGCGATGCGGTGCTGCCGCTCGTCGCCATCGCGAACCCCGCGCAATACGTGAAGGATCCGCTGCGGGTCTTCGAATTGGATTTCGAGGCGAACCTCGAAATCGTCCGCAAGTGCGCGAAATACAAGAAGCGCATTATTTTCCCGTCGACCTCCGAGGTTTACGGAATGTGCCAGGACCCGGAGCTCAATGAAGAGACGAGCTCGATGGTGTATGGGCCGATCGAGAAGCAGCGCTGGATTTACGCGTGTTCGAAGCAATTGCTCGATCGCGTGATTTACGCTTACGGCGTGCGCGACAACGTCGATTACACGCTGTTTCGGCCGTTCAACTGGATCGGGCCGAAGCTCGACGATGTGCTCGAACCGAAGGAGGGCAGTTCGCGGTTGTTCACGCAGTTCATCTCGAACGTGATTTTCAAGAAGCCGATCCAGCTCGTCGACGGCGGCAAGCAGAGCCGGTCGTTCACGTTCATCGACGATGGCGTGGACGCGCTGCTGCGCATCATCGAGAACAAGGACGGGAAGGCATCGCGGCAGATCTTCAACCTCGGCAATCCGAACAACGACGTGAGCGTGGCGGAGCTGGCGAAGCTGATCATCGGCGCGTTCAAAGAGTTTCCTGAATATGCGGAGCACGTGAAGGCGGCGAAGACAGTGAAGGTGCCGTCGGGGCAGTATTTCGGGAAATATTACCAGGACATCCAGAAGCGCGTGCCGTCGATCGCGAACGCGAAGAAGCAACTCGGCTGGAAGCCGAAGGTGGATTTGAAAACGGCGATCAAGCGCACGCTCGACTACCATCTCGCGCACAAGGATTACCGGCTGGAGTGA
- a CDS encoding glycosyltransferase: MSATPQLSVVIPVYNEELNLPTLFARLYPVLDALGRSYEIIFTNDGSADRSFMLLQAQHAARPDVTRVIDFNANYGQHMAIMAAFERVRGSIILTLDADLQNPPEEIPKLLAKMDAGHDYVGGYRLERHDSSFRKYASRLVNLVRKQTTNIEMTDQGCMLRAYSRPIIDAIVRSGAINTFIPALAYSFSGNPTEVGVRHEERHAGVSNYSLYKLIRLNFDLITGFSLAPLQYFTMFAMACSAGSLLLVLILAYRRLFLGAEAEGIFTLFGVVFFLLSVSMVGIGLIGEYVGRTYQVVRARQRYFVKEILEVREG; this comes from the coding sequence ATGAGCGCGACGCCTCAACTCTCGGTCGTCATTCCCGTTTATAACGAGGAGCTCAACCTGCCGACGCTCTTCGCGCGGCTCTATCCGGTGCTCGACGCGCTCGGGCGGAGTTACGAAATCATCTTCACCAACGATGGCAGCGCGGACCGCTCCTTTATGTTGTTGCAAGCGCAGCACGCGGCACGGCCGGACGTGACGCGGGTGATCGATTTCAACGCGAATTACGGCCAGCATATGGCGATCATGGCGGCGTTCGAGCGTGTGCGCGGTTCGATCATCCTCACGCTGGATGCCGATCTGCAGAACCCGCCGGAGGAAATTCCGAAACTCCTGGCGAAAATGGATGCGGGGCACGACTACGTGGGTGGTTACCGGCTGGAGCGGCACGATTCGTCGTTTCGCAAATACGCTTCGCGCCTGGTCAATCTCGTGCGCAAGCAGACGACGAACATCGAAATGACGGATCAGGGCTGCATGTTGCGGGCGTATTCGCGGCCGATCATCGATGCGATCGTGCGCAGCGGTGCGATCAACACGTTCATTCCGGCGCTCGCCTATAGTTTTTCGGGCAATCCGACCGAAGTCGGCGTGCGCCACGAGGAGCGGCACGCGGGCGTGTCGAATTACTCGTTGTATAAATTGATCCGGTTGAACTTCGATTTGATCACCGGCTTCTCGCTCGCGCCCTTGCAGTATTTCACGATGTTCGCGATGGCGTGTTCGGCGGGCAGTCTGCTGCTGGTGCTGATTCTGGCCTACCGCCGGCTCTTTCTCGGCGCGGAGGCGGAAGGGATTTTCACGTTGTTTGGCGTGGTGTTTTTCCTGCTGAGCGTGTCGATGGTCGGCATCGGACTCATCGGCGAATACGTCGGGCGCACCTATCAGGTCGTGCGGGCGCGGCAGCGGTATTTTGTGAAAGAGATTCTGGAAGTGCGCGAAGGGTGA
- a CDS encoding DegT/DnrJ/EryC1/StrS family aminotransferase: MSTTAQPFLPLTRPTIDEETINGVADVLRSGWLTTGPKAKELEAQLSAYCGGRPVRVFNSGTCTMEIALRIAGIGEGDEVITTPLSWVATSNVVLEVGARPVFVDIDPVTRNIDLERIEAAITPRTRAIIPVDLAGLPVDRDRLYAIAQKHGLRVVEDAAQSLGSNWAGRKIGAAGDFVSISFHPNKNVTTIEGGCLVMNDEREAKLAEQYRLQGVVRTGFDGMEVEVVGGKFNLTDVAARVGLGQLPHLETFNTKRRELARAYFEAFDAPAFRGLGVELPPRDFAQSNWHMFQIVLPEQRLNAKRAEVMAQLHAAGIGTGVHYPAIHLFKVYRALGWKDGDFPIAERIGRNILSLPLFPAMTREDVARVASALTTILTVHSKA, encoded by the coding sequence ATGTCCACCACCGCTCAGCCGTTTCTCCCGCTTACGCGTCCGACCATCGACGAGGAAACCATCAACGGCGTGGCCGACGTGCTGCGCTCAGGGTGGCTGACGACCGGTCCCAAGGCGAAGGAGTTGGAGGCGCAGTTGTCGGCGTATTGCGGCGGTCGTCCGGTGCGGGTGTTCAACTCGGGCACATGCACGATGGAGATCGCGTTGCGCATTGCGGGCATCGGCGAGGGCGACGAAGTGATTACGACGCCGCTTTCGTGGGTGGCGACGAGCAACGTTGTGCTCGAGGTCGGCGCGCGGCCGGTGTTCGTGGACATCGATCCGGTGACGCGCAACATCGACCTGGAGCGCATCGAGGCCGCGATCACGCCGCGCACGCGCGCCATCATTCCGGTGGATCTGGCGGGGCTGCCGGTGGATCGCGACCGACTTTACGCGATCGCGCAAAAGCATGGGTTGCGCGTGGTGGAGGATGCGGCGCAATCGCTGGGGAGTAACTGGGCAGGGCGGAAGATTGGCGCGGCGGGGGATTTTGTTTCGATCAGTTTCCACCCCAACAAAAACGTCACGACGATCGAGGGCGGTTGTCTCGTGATGAACGACGAGCGCGAGGCGAAATTGGCGGAGCAGTATCGGTTGCAGGGCGTGGTGCGCACGGGGTTTGACGGCATGGAGGTCGAGGTGGTCGGCGGAAAGTTCAACCTGACGGACGTCGCCGCGCGCGTGGGGCTTGGGCAACTGCCGCATTTGGAGACGTTCAACACGAAGCGGCGCGAACTCGCGCGGGCGTATTTCGAGGCGTTTGATGCGCCGGCGTTTCGCGGGCTCGGCGTGGAATTGCCGCCGCGGGATTTCGCGCAGTCGAACTGGCACATGTTTCAAATCGTGCTGCCGGAGCAGCGCCTCAACGCGAAGCGGGCCGAAGTGATGGCGCAATTGCACGCGGCGGGCATCGGCACGGGCGTGCATTATCCGGCGATTCATTTGTTCAAGGTTTACCGTGCGCTCGGGTGGAAGGACGGCGACTTCCCGATCGCGGAGCGCATCGGTCGCAACATTCTTTCGTTGCCGCTGTTTCCCGCGATGACGCGGGAAGACGTGGCGCGCGTGGCGTCGGCGTTGACGACGATTCTGACGGTTCACTCCAAAGCATGA
- a CDS encoding polysaccharide deacetylase family protein has translation MALRLALKVDVDTDRGTREGVPNLLADLADVNAPACFLFSLGPDQTGRAITRVFRPGFFKKVSRTSVVQMYGVRTLLNGTLLPAPHIGRRNAAVMRAVRDAGHEVGIHCYNHYRWQDYVQKMTLAEVREEFLAARAEFLRIFGHEARTAGAAGWQSNERSREVYDEAGLLYASDARGAYPFFPRVNGRVFKTLEIPSTLPTFDELIGRAEFPDERIVPHYLSLLRDDRPNVFTLHAEIEGMGKRGLFQALLTACRNAGVEFIRLDELAQRLLEERGKLAVCDQMQAEIDGRSGQLAVQAV, from the coding sequence ATGGCTCTTCGACTCGCCCTCAAAGTTGATGTCGACACGGATCGCGGCACGCGGGAAGGCGTGCCGAACCTGTTGGCGGATCTCGCGGACGTGAACGCGCCGGCGTGTTTTCTCTTTTCGCTCGGGCCGGACCAGACCGGGCGCGCCATCACCCGTGTCTTCCGGCCGGGGTTTTTCAAGAAGGTCAGTCGCACCAGCGTCGTGCAGATGTATGGCGTGCGGACGTTGCTCAACGGCACGCTGCTGCCGGCGCCGCACATAGGCCGGCGCAATGCGGCGGTGATGCGCGCGGTTCGCGATGCGGGCCACGAGGTCGGCATCCATTGCTACAACCACTACCGCTGGCAGGACTACGTGCAAAAGATGACGCTCGCGGAGGTGCGCGAGGAGTTCCTGGCCGCCCGCGCGGAGTTTTTGCGGATCTTCGGCCACGAGGCGCGCACGGCGGGCGCGGCGGGCTGGCAGAGCAACGAGCGGAGCCGCGAGGTTTACGATGAGGCGGGTCTGCTCTACGCGAGCGATGCGCGTGGCGCGTATCCGTTTTTCCCGCGCGTGAACGGGCGGGTGTTCAAGACACTGGAGATTCCGAGCACCCTGCCGACGTTCGACGAACTGATCGGACGGGCGGAGTTTCCCGACGAGCGCATTGTGCCCCACTATCTCTCGCTGCTGCGCGACGACCGGCCAAACGTTTTCACGCTCCACGCGGAGATCGAAGGAATGGGCAAACGCGGACTGTTTCAGGCGCTGCTCACGGCATGCCGCAACGCCGGCGTGGAATTCATCCGGCTCGACGAACTCGCGCAGCGTTTGCTGGAAGAGCGCGGCAAACTCGCGGTGTGCGACCAAATGCAGGCGGAGATCGATGGCCGCAGCGGACAGCTCGCGGTGCAGGCGGTTTGA
- a CDS encoding formyltransferase, translating to MTKPRILFFGYSEVGYECLSLLLERGDNVVALITHEDNPHEKIWFKTPAVAAREKGVPVFTPESVNTPEWREKIAALAPDLILSVYYRHMIGTKILGLPGLGAWNMHGSLLPKYRGRAPINWAVLHGEPRIGMTLHRMVKSADAGAVVDQEGVAIGPRETAEEAFRKVLPCARRVLARQIDALLGGTVRETPQDETQATYFGGRKPEDGRIDWTKTSREIFNLIRAVTDPYPGAFTEVDGARLMVWWAEPDALAARGRNGAPGEVLSVAPLVVATSEGALELTRVEWRDGEKRELRIGQVL from the coding sequence ATGACGAAGCCACGCATTCTCTTTTTTGGTTACAGCGAGGTCGGCTACGAGTGTCTGTCGCTGCTCCTTGAGCGCGGCGACAACGTCGTGGCGTTGATCACGCACGAGGATAATCCGCACGAAAAAATCTGGTTCAAGACGCCGGCCGTCGCGGCGCGGGAGAAGGGTGTGCCGGTGTTCACGCCGGAAAGCGTCAACACGCCCGAGTGGCGCGAGAAGATCGCGGCGCTGGCGCCGGATTTGATTTTGTCGGTGTATTACCGGCACATGATCGGGACGAAGATCTTGGGGCTGCCGGGCCTCGGGGCGTGGAACATGCATGGTTCGCTCCTGCCGAAATACCGCGGGCGCGCACCGATCAACTGGGCGGTGCTGCATGGCGAGCCGCGCATTGGCATGACGCTTCATCGGATGGTGAAAAGTGCGGATGCGGGCGCGGTGGTGGATCAAGAAGGTGTGGCAATCGGGCCGCGGGAGACGGCGGAGGAAGCGTTTCGCAAGGTGCTGCCGTGCGCGCGCCGCGTGCTGGCGCGGCAGATCGACGCGCTGCTCGGCGGGACCGTGCGGGAAACGCCGCAGGATGAAACGCAGGCGACGTATTTTGGCGGCCGCAAGCCGGAGGACGGGCGCATCGACTGGACGAAAACCTCGCGGGAGATTTTCAATCTGATCCGCGCGGTCACCGATCCGTATCCCGGTGCGTTCACCGAAGTGGACGGCGCACGGCTGATGGTGTGGTGGGCGGAGCCGGATGCGCTGGCGGCACGCGGCCGCAACGGTGCGCCGGGCGAGGTGCTGTCGGTCGCACCGCTCGTGGTGGCGACGAGCGAGGGAGCATTGGAGTTGACGCGCGTGGAATGGCGGGACGGCGAGAAGCGGGAGTTGCGCATCGGGCAGGTGCTCTGA